Proteins encoded in a region of the Stieleria neptunia genome:
- the xerC gene encoding tyrosine recombinase XerC: MHSAIAQFLRYLVTERNASELTIKSYREDLFSFVEWLETTRGRVPHPDSLSPQELRSFQAALQQADYARSSIARKLAALRSFYKFAMREGLASSNPAKPLRNPRRQRTLPHVLTDDEVGRLLLAPPGDKVAGLRDRAILETMYSAGLRVSELVGLQDGDIDTHEQIVRVRGKGRKERICPLGSFAIKAIQAYAKCRQRSDKSQALGRKAPVFVNRFGNVLTARSVGRMLEKHLAVAELDSRTSPHTLRHSFATHLLDRGADIRSVQELLGHKSLATTQIYTHVSAASLRAVYERAHPRAN; encoded by the coding sequence ATGCACTCCGCGATCGCCCAGTTCTTGCGTTACCTGGTGACCGAACGCAACGCGTCGGAGTTGACGATCAAATCCTATCGCGAGGATCTGTTCAGCTTCGTCGAGTGGCTGGAAACGACGCGCGGTCGGGTGCCGCATCCCGATTCGCTTTCGCCCCAGGAACTGAGGTCGTTTCAGGCGGCGCTGCAACAAGCCGATTACGCCCGTTCGAGCATCGCCCGCAAACTGGCGGCGCTTCGCAGTTTCTACAAATTCGCGATGCGGGAAGGCCTGGCGTCGAGCAATCCGGCCAAGCCGTTGCGCAATCCCCGTCGTCAGCGAACGTTGCCGCACGTGTTGACCGACGACGAGGTGGGGCGTTTATTGCTGGCCCCGCCGGGAGACAAGGTTGCCGGGCTCCGCGACCGCGCGATCTTGGAAACGATGTACTCGGCCGGATTGCGGGTCAGCGAGCTGGTCGGGCTGCAAGACGGTGACATCGACACGCACGAGCAAATCGTTCGCGTCCGCGGGAAGGGCCGCAAGGAACGGATTTGCCCCCTCGGCTCGTTCGCCATCAAGGCGATCCAGGCCTACGCCAAATGCCGCCAACGCAGTGACAAAAGTCAGGCACTGGGACGCAAGGCGCCGGTGTTTGTCAATCGCTTCGGCAACGTTCTGACCGCGCGAAGTGTCGGCCGGATGCTGGAAAAACACTTGGCCGTTGCCGAGCTCGATTCGCGAACCAGTCCCCACACCTTGCGGCATTCGTTTGCGACGCATCTGTTGGACCGCGGAGCGGATATCCGCAGCGTCCAAGAGTTACTCGGCCACAAGAGCTTGGCGACCACGCAAATCTACACGCATGTCAGCGCCGCCAGTTTGCGCGCGGTTTACGAACGGGCCCACCCGCGAGCCAACTGA